A stretch of the Lactuca sativa cultivar Salinas chromosome 9, Lsat_Salinas_v11, whole genome shotgun sequence genome encodes the following:
- the LOC111899076 gene encoding putative clathrin assembly protein At1g03050: MGRFGKAIKAVKDQTSIRLAKHGHKASLADLDVAILKATSHDENPPDEHLMVEILTLTTDSPLYVASCVNTISRRLSKTRNWIVALKTLMLVQRLLHDGGPAYEQEVFFATRRGTRLLNMSDFRDALKSSTWDYAAFVRAYALFLDEQLEYKMEGKKGIREFSQDLEQHEFMIQGRKGKHGSRSHDLDQQIEFEMQGRIGRHGSCSYVQEGGELTLSAAVTVPVREMTMDQLFARVNHLMQLLDRFLACRPAGGARIQRLVLLALYPVLIQSFQLYKDIVEIMGVLKDKFEIDDLNVSHSVKVYGIFRRVSKQYEELDMFYYWCKTASNAKNAEYPEVDKISQKDLDAMDERVKEKSGVTN; encoded by the exons ATGGGTAGATTCGGTAAAGCAATCAAAGCAGTGAAGGATCAAACCAGTATCCGGCTAGCCAAACACGGTCACAAAGCGTCATTAGCCGATCTCGATGTCGCAATTCTCAAGGCCACATCGCACGACGAAAACCCCCCCGACGAGCATCTCATGGTCGAAATCTTAACCCTAACAACCGATTCGCCTCTCTACGTCGCATCATGCGTCAACACCATATCTCGTCGTCTCAGCAAAACCAGAAACTGGATCGTGGCTTTAAAAACGCTAATGTTGGTTCAACGACTCCTCCACGACGGTGGTCCGGCGTACGAGCAGGAGGTGTTCTTCGCGACACGGCGGGGGACTCGGCTATTGAACATGTCGGATTTTAGGGATGCTCTGAAATCGAGTACGTGGGATTACGCGGCGTTTGTTCGAGCGTATGCTTTGTTTTTGGATGAACAACTGGAGTATAAGatggaagggaagaaaggaataCGTGAATTCTCGCAAGATCTTGAGCAACATGAGTTTATGATTCAAGGGAGGAAAGGAAAGCATGGATCGCGATCGCATGATCTGGATCAGCAAATTGAGTTTGAGATGCAAGGGAGGATCGGAAGACATGGTTCGTGTTCGTATGTGCAAGAGGGAGGAGAGCTTACGTTATCTGCAGCTGTGACTGTACCTGTTCGTGAAATGACCATGGATCAGCTCTTTGCTCGGGTTAATCATTTGATGCAATTACTTGACCGCTTTCTCGCTTGCCGCCCTGCAG GTGGAGCAAGGATTCAAAGGTTGGTGCTTCTAGCTCTATACCCGGTTCTAATacaaagcttccaactttataaAGACATTGTAGAAATCATGGGTGTCTTGAAAGACAAATTCGAGATCGATGATCTCAATGTGTCACATTCCGTGAAGGTCTACGGTATTTTCCGACGAGTGTCAAAACAATACGAGGAACTCGACATGTTTTATTATTGGTGCAAAACTGCTAGCAACGCAAAGAATGCCGAGTATCCAGAAGTCGACAAGATTTCACAAAAGGATTTAGACGCCATGGATGAACGTGTGAAAGAGAAATCAGGAGTGACAAACTAA